A single region of the Lepus europaeus isolate LE1 chromosome 1, mLepTim1.pri, whole genome shotgun sequence genome encodes:
- the LOC133762529 gene encoding KH domain-containing protein 3-like, producing MATPKRFQTLLQLQQREGELFQVLGSLTKLPNWFHSEFLKSPKAVHLEAWLVEAIFGPGGEYIPHVECVSHTLLHVNRWDPDGEAEILKCGRPYFQKDVSKLIMNLADYHRQLRVQSSEKVQAQEAGTQRSPVEVREAAEDPVTKL from the coding sequence ATGGCCACTCCCAAGCGCTTTCAGACgctcctgcagctgcagcagcGAGAAGGGGAGCTGTTCCAGGTGCTCGGGAGCCTCACCAAGCTGCCCAACTGGTTCCACTCCGAGTTCCTCAAGAGTCCGAAGGCAGTTCACCTGGAGGCTTGGCTGGTGGAAGCGATCTTCGGCCCCGGCGGGGAGTACATCCCGCACGTCGAGTGTGTCTCCCACACCCTGCTTCATGTGAACCGATGGGACCCTGACGGCGAAGCTGAGATCTTGAAATGTGGGCGACCTTATTTTCAGAAGGATGTATCCAAGCTGATCATGAACTTGGCCGACTATCACCGCCAGCTCCGGGTGCAAAGCTCAGAGAAGGTCCAGGCGCAGGAGGCCGGCACGCAGCGGTCTCCAGTCGAGGTGCGCGAGGCTGCCGAGGACCCGGTTACCAAGTTATGA